GCGGGCGCGCAACCCGCGCTCGAGGGTGACAGGCTTCTCGCCCGAGGTGGTGGCCGCGCTGGGGACCATGCCCTGGCCGGGGAACGTGAGAGAGCTGGAGAACCTCGTCGAGCGGCTGGTGGTGCTCGTCCCCCGGGAGACGGTGGAACTGGCCGACCTTCGGCTCCACGCGCCGACGGCGAGCCCCGAGGCCCATCCGCTAGGGCTGGCGCAGGAGGGACTGTGGTCCCTGCGCCAGCTGGAGAGCGAGTACATCTCCTGGGTGGTGACGCGCTGCGGGGGCAACAAGACGCGCGCGGCGGAGCTGCTCGGCATCGACGTCTCCACCATCCACCGCCGCGAGCGGGAGAAGGGCTCTGGCAATTCGCCACGCTAGGGTGGCGCGGTGCCAGGGTATTCGGGGGACCAGCGCTCTCCTCCCGAGGGAAGCGCACGCGGCATGAGCGTTGCTTCAGGAGAGGGGCATGCGAACCTCCCGTCTCCTCCCCCTGATGCTGCTCGCGCTGAGCGTGAGCGCGTGCGCCGCGAAGTCCGTGGCCACGGTCTCCTCCAACGATGGCGTCTCCACGGGCGTCACGCCGCCGCGCGCCGAGCCGGTGAAGCCACCGTCGGCTCCAAAGCAGGTGGCCGAGCTGCCGTCGCTGGACTTCGGGCCCATCTACTACGAGCTGGACTCCGCCACGCTCCTGCCCGAGTCGCGGCAGATGCTCGACGGGGTGGCCGAGGCGCTGCGGAGGCGTCCCGAGGTGCAGGTGACGATCACCGGTCACACCTGCGAGCTGGGCACGACGGAGTACAACATGGCCCTTGGGCAGCGCCGGGCGGCGGTGGCGCGTGACTACCTCAAGAAGCTCGGCGTGGAGGCGTCGCACATCGCCGTGGTGTCCTACGGCGAGGAGCGCCCGGCGGTAGCGGGCAGTGGCGAGAGGGCCTGGGCGAAGAACCGCCGCAGCGAGTTCGCCGTCTCGGTGGCGCAGGCGCGAGTGGATGGCAGGTAGCCGTGGAGGCCCGCTCCACCGCCTGCGTGTGGCTCCTGGGCGCTAACGACTCGCTCTCGGCGCTCCTGCGCGATGTGTTCGCCGAGGATGGCCTTGCCCTGCACACGGGAGAGGCGGGCGCCCCGCGTGCCGATCTGGTGCTCGTCCACATCCAGCGTGGAGAGAGCGTCCTGGGGGCGCTGCAGAGCGCCCGAGATGGCACCTACCCGGCGCCGGTCTTCGTCCTGGTGCCCTTCGCCGACGAGCGGCTGATTCAACTCGCGCTCCGGCTGGGAGCTCGCGGCTGCTTCGCCCTGGGCCAACCCCTGGATGAACTGCGCCGCATGGTGTGCGCCGTAATCGAGCGTCAGGGAAACGGCCTTGCCGGCCAGGGTCCCGCCTTCAGGAAGGTACGATGATGGACTTCGCCGTCGCTTCGCTGACAGCGCCCTCAGGGACGCAGGAAACGACGCTCTTCCAGATGAAGGGCGTGCTCGTCACCAGCCAACGGCTGGTCACGGACGGGCGGACCTGGCTGCTCGGTGACGTGGAGCGGGTGGAGGCGGTCCACCGGGCGCCGCGGGTGCTGCCGTTGCTCTGCATCCTGTCGCTGGGCGTGGTGCTGGGGCTGCCGGTGCTGCACGCGGCCATGGCGGCGCCGGGCGCACAGGGCAAGGGAGTGTACGAGGCAGCCCTTGGGTTGGCGGGGCTGGCCATCTTCGGCTCGATCGCGGGCCTGCTCTTGGCCGAGGACACGTACTGGCTCGTGCTGTGGACGCGGCAGCAGGAGCGGCGCGTGTTCCGCAGCCGGGATCACCGCCTCGTCTCCCGCCTGGCGGTCCTGGTGACCGAAGCAGCGGTGGCGGCGAGGCAGCGGCCCGGGAGTGTCACACCCCCTGGGTGGCGATGACGCGCTCGGCGTGGCGGCACAGCACGGTGACGAATTGACCGAACTGGGCGAAGCGCTTGTTGGTCGTCTGCCCCAGGGCGTAGCGGTAGTAGATCTGCTGGGCGATGACAGCGAGCCGGAACAGGCCGAACACGTAATAGAAGTGGAAGTCGTTGATGGGCAGGCCCGACTTCTCCGCGTAGCGGGCGACGAGCTCGCGGCGGGTCATCATGCCCGGCAGGTGCGTGGGGAGCTGACGGGCCATCTGGAAGTCAGGCGGATCATCCGCCTGGACCCAGTAGGCCAGGGAACAGCCGAGGTCCATCAAGGGATCGCCCAGGGTGGCCATCTCCCAGTCGAGCACGCCGATGATGCGCAGCGGGTTCTTCGGGTCGAGCACGACGTTGTCGAACTTGTAGTCGTTGTGGATGAGGGCGGCGCGTCCGCTCTCGGGAGGGAGGTGCTCGGCGAGCCACTTCATGAGCGGCTCGGCGTCGGGCACGTCCTGCGTGCGGGCCTTTCGGTAGCGCTCGCTCCAGCCGTCCACCTGGCGGCGCACATAGCCCTCGGGCTTGCCAAAGTCGGCGAGCCCCGCGGCCTGAACGTCCACGCGGTGCAAGGCCACCTGCACGTCGAGCAGGTTCTCGCAGAGGGTGCGCGCGTCCTCGGGGCTCAAGGAGAAGCCCGGGGGAAGGTCCTTGCGGAGGATGACGCCCTGGAGCCGCTCCATCACATAGAAGGGGCAGCCCATCACGCTCTCGTCCTCGCAGAAGAGGACGGGCTTGGGAGCGTAGGGGAACACACGGTGCAGGGCGGACAGCACGCGGACCTCTCGGCCCATGTCATGCGCGCTCTTCGCCTTGGTGCCGAAAGGAGGGCGGCGGAGCACCCACTCGCGCTCGCCCTGGCGGACGAGATAGGTGAGGTTGGAGGCGCCGCCGGGGAACTGGGTGATGTGCAGCGGGCCGGTGAACTCGGGGCTCTGGCGGGCCATCCACTCCAGCAGCTTGCCGGCGTCCAGCTCCTCGCCGGCGCGCGGTGGGGCGGTCTCCTCGGGGGACTTGGATTCCATGAGAGGGCTCAGCGGTAGGTGAGGAGGCCCGCGTCACCGACGAGCTCCAGGTGGGCGACGTTGTTGAAGCTGGAGAGCATCAGCGCGCCGCGGCGGATCCGCAGCTCGGTGACGGAGGCGTTGTAGATGGCCCAGTTGAGGGAGAAGGTCTTCTCGGGAGTCAGGCCCAGGGCGGCCTGGACGGCGAGGGAGATGGGGCCACCGGAGGTGACGATGACGATGCGCTCGGGACCGGAGCGGGCGAGCTTCTCCAGGGCTTCGCGGATGCGCGTATGGAAGGCCTCCCACGTCTCGAAGGGAGCGCGCTCGTGGGGCGAGCCGCCCACCCAGTGGTGCATGACCTGAGCGAAGGCGTCCTGGAACTGGCGGGTGTCGGAGAAGAGGGTGAGCCGGTCATCCGGAGAGAGCCCCATGTCCTGCATGACGCGAGGCAGGTAGGCGCCGAGGATGGCCTCGTGGTCGTACTCATTGAAGGCGGGATGGGCGTCCGGGGTGGGAGCGGACGCCAGTCCCCGGACCATGGCGGCGAGGGTGGCACGTTGCCGGTCGAGAGTGCCGCTGAGCCAGGCATCGGCGCGGAAGGCGATGCGCTGGAGGTGCTGGCCCAGCAGGAGTGCCTGCCGCTCGCCGAGGGCCGAGAGTTGGTCATAGCGGCTGGCGCCGAAGGAGGCCTGGCCGTGGCGGACGAGGTAGAGGCGGGTCATGCGGTTCTCGGGAGCGTCAGGAGCGGCCCATGTGCTTCTCGTAGCGCTGCTCGAGCGAGGTGAAGTAGCCGCGCTGTTCCCAGAGGGCGGCGGCGAGCCGATCGGCGAGGGAAGCGACCTCGGCCTCCTCGCCCTTCTGGGGGACGCGGGGCTGTCCGAGCAGAGGGTTCATCAGCGCCTTGGTGGCCTCGGAGAGGAGCAGTCGGCTGCCCTCGAAGAAGCGCTTCAGGAGCTGATTGACGGGGCGGGTGTCCATCTCCTTGCAGGCGGCGACGATGGCGTCATGGACGCGCAGGGGCGCATCGGTCTCCAGGGAGCTGGCGTTCAAGTCGCCCCGGGCGAGGGCGTGCTGGATGAGATAGCCGTGGTGGAGGGTGACGGAGGTCATGTCGACGCAGTCCTTCACCCACAGCACGAGGAAGATCCGGCGGAAGATCTTCTTGAAGGGAAAGAGCGCTACGGTCTTGAGGACGCCGAGGATGCGCCCTCCCAGGGTGGAGGACACGTGCGAGCCGGCGAGGACGACCACGGCCTTCTGGGGGGTGGGCAGGGAGTGCTCTTGGAGCACGGCCCGGATCATCCGCTCACGGACCTGACGGAGCGCATAGTCGTCGAGGAAGGGAACGGGGATGAGGGGAGTGAGCCCGGAGGCGACGGCATGAAAGGCCACGCGCCCGAGCTGGGGCGGAGGGGCATTGGAGGGACGCGGATTCTCCTCGGTCATGGCCCCTTCATACTCGGTCTGGCCACCTGCATGCAGGTGGCCAGCGTGGAGCGCTAGTTCTTCACGAGCTCGAAGTTGTCGAACGCGGCCCAGTTGTAGGCGTTGGCGTCCGTGTAGACGCCAATCTCGATGGATCCGTTGGTCACCTGGATGCCGGTGATGGTGTACTTGGTGTAATTGGTGACGACGCTGGAGCCAATCTCCGCGGTCTTCTCCGCGCCGCCATAGTTCTTGGCATACAGGCGCAGGACGTTCTGTCCGCCGCCGGAGCGCACGTAGACGCTGGCGGTGTACGTCCCATTGGCCACGGTCTTGGTCTGCCCAAGGAGCTGCTGATAGGCGCCCACCTCGAAGAGGGTGAGCTTGTAGGCGCCGAGATAGGGGTAGTCGGTGTCCACCTTGTAGGCGAGCGCGGCGTTGTGCCACTCGCTGTTCCAGCTCGAAGCGTTGCCGGCCTCGAAGCTTGGGTTGGCGAGCAGGTTGGTCGGGGTGCCGGTGCTCTGACGCGTCCACTTGTACGTGCCCACCGTCTTGGCGGGGATCGTGGCGAGGAGCTCCTGGCCCTCGGAGGAGAGCTTGAACGTCTGGCTCGAGGCCGTCTGGTTGATGATGACGGAGACAACGGAGTTGTCCGGGTTGAGGAAGGACACGTTGGTCACGGTGCCGCTCGAGCCATAGGAGCTGGAGATGCGCTTGGCGCCCGGCTGCACGTACTTGGAGTATTGGGCGATGAGGTACAGCTCAGGGAGCACCCAGTACGTGTCATAGGTATAGGCGTTCTGGATGAGCATGGTGGGGCCGGGAGTGCCGGTCCACTGCTCGGGCTTGATGGTGCTGTCGAGCATCGTCACCCAGGCGTTGTAGCTGACGGCCCAGTTGCGGAAGTACTGGGCCATGCGGTCGGCGCCGGTGGTGCCCCACCAGGAGCGCTCGGTCATCAGCATGTTCTTGTTGGGATAGGAGTTGTGCAGCTGAGTCATGGCGCTCGGATCGCCGGCGTAGTCGTGAAAGGCCACGCCATCCACCGCCGCGTTGGCGGTGGCGTCACTCATGATGGGAGCCATGTAGGAAGCGGCCGAGTCGAAGTTGTGGTCGTAGGCCCAGATCTTCACGCCGCCCAGACCATTGGCGTTCAGCTCGTTGCGCACGGCGATGATGAGCTGGCGCTCTTGGTCCGAGGTGACGCTGGTGCTGGGGTAATCGGGCGCGGTGTACAGCGGCTCGTTCTGCACGGTGAGCGCGTAGATGGGAATGCCCTGCGCCTGATAAGCCTGAATGGCCTTGCGGTAGTAGGTGGCGAGGACGGGAATGTGCTGGGTGAGCAGCTTGCCGCCGATGAGGCTCTGGTTGTCCTTCATCCAGGCGGGAGGGCTCCAGGGGCTGGCGAAGATCTTCAGGTTGGGATTGACGGCCAGCGCCTGCTTGAGCGTGGAGATGATGTTGTAATCGATGTCCTTCTGGATGGAGAAGTAGGTGAGGCTGGGGTCGGTCTGCCCATAGGGGCGGTCGTCGTAGGTGTAGAAGGTCCGGCCGGTGAAGTCAGAGGCGCCCAGGGTGATGCGCAGGAAGTTCATGCCCGCGCCGGTCGAGGGGTCGAGCAGCTTCCTGAGGACCTCGGTCCGCTTCGTCGCGGACATGCGGGCGAGGTTGAAGACGGTGGACTCCTCCATCGAGGTGCCGATGCCCAGGATGGTCTGGTATTGCACCGACGGGTCCACGGTGATGGTGGTGGCCGAGGTGGAGGTGGGGTTGGTGAAGGTGCCGGAGGCCTGTTGGCTCAGCGCATGGGAAAACGCGATCGGCCCGTTGAACCAGGCGCCATCGCCAGGGTTCTTCTCGGAGGTCCAGACGACCTGCACCGTGGGGCCCGCGGAAGCGGTCGTTCCCGCGAGCAACACCGCGGTCAGCAGGCCGTTCAAGGACAGGGGAAGGCTTCTTGACAGCGCTTTCAAGAGTGACGCCATGTATGGCTCCTTCATGCCGGGAGTGGGGCTATACCGGCGCGAAGTCGCTCATAGCGTTCGCTGTGATGTCAAGTTTTGCGCGAATTTCAATGAGAGCCGCTCTGGGGAGGGTTCACGATGCTGAACGCTTCTCGGCCCATTGCCGCGCGGCCTGAATG
Above is a genomic segment from Hyalangium ruber containing:
- a CDS encoding OmpA family protein; amino-acid sequence: MRTSRLLPLMLLALSVSACAAKSVATVSSNDGVSTGVTPPRAEPVKPPSAPKQVAELPSLDFGPIYYELDSATLLPESRQMLDGVAEALRRRPEVQVTITGHTCELGTTEYNMALGQRRAAVARDYLKKLGVEASHIAVVSYGEERPAVAGSGERAWAKNRRSEFAVSVAQARVDGR
- a CDS encoding DNA-binding response regulator, with protein sequence MEARSTACVWLLGANDSLSALLRDVFAEDGLALHTGEAGAPRADLVLVHIQRGESVLGALQSARDGTYPAPVFVLVPFADERLIQLALRLGARGCFALGQPLDELRRMVCAVIERQGNGLAGQGPAFRKVR
- a CDS encoding DUF6232 family protein, with protein sequence MMDFAVASLTAPSGTQETTLFQMKGVLVTSQRLVTDGRTWLLGDVERVEAVHRAPRVLPLLCILSLGVVLGLPVLHAAMAAPGAQGKGVYEAALGLAGLAIFGSIAGLLLAEDTYWLVLWTRQQERRVFRSRDHRLVSRLAVLVTEAAVAARQRPGSVTPPGWR
- a CDS encoding phosphotransferase family protein yields the protein MESKSPEETAPPRAGEELDAGKLLEWMARQSPEFTGPLHITQFPGGASNLTYLVRQGEREWVLRRPPFGTKAKSAHDMGREVRVLSALHRVFPYAPKPVLFCEDESVMGCPFYVMERLQGVILRKDLPPGFSLSPEDARTLCENLLDVQVALHRVDVQAAGLADFGKPEGYVRRQVDGWSERYRKARTQDVPDAEPLMKWLAEHLPPESGRAALIHNDYKFDNVVLDPKNPLRIIGVLDWEMATLGDPLMDLGCSLAYWVQADDPPDFQMARQLPTHLPGMMTRRELVARYAEKSGLPINDFHFYYVFGLFRLAVIAQQIYYRYALGQTTNKRFAQFGQFVTVLCRHAERVIATQGV
- a CDS encoding histidine phosphatase family protein, encoding MTRLYLVRHGQASFGASRYDQLSALGERQALLLGQHLQRIAFRADAWLSGTLDRQRATLAAMVRGLASAPTPDAHPAFNEYDHEAILGAYLPRVMQDMGLSPDDRLTLFSDTRQFQDAFAQVMHHWVGGSPHERAPFETWEAFHTRIREALEKLARSGPERIVIVTSGGPISLAVQAALGLTPEKTFSLNWAIYNASVTELRIRRGALMLSSFNNVAHLELVGDAGLLTYR
- a CDS encoding glycoside hydrolase family 30 protein, which encodes MNGLLTAVLLAGTTASAGPTVQVVWTSEKNPGDGAWFNGPIAFSHALSQQASGTFTNPTSTSATTITVDPSVQYQTILGIGTSMEESTVFNLARMSATKRTEVLRKLLDPSTGAGMNFLRITLGASDFTGRTFYTYDDRPYGQTDPSLTYFSIQKDIDYNIISTLKQALAVNPNLKIFASPWSPPAWMKDNQSLIGGKLLTQHIPVLATYYRKAIQAYQAQGIPIYALTVQNEPLYTAPDYPSTSVTSDQERQLIIAVRNELNANGLGGVKIWAYDHNFDSAASYMAPIMSDATANAAVDGVAFHDYAGDPSAMTQLHNSYPNKNMLMTERSWWGTTGADRMAQYFRNWAVSYNAWVTMLDSTIKPEQWTGTPGPTMLIQNAYTYDTYWVLPELYLIAQYSKYVQPGAKRISSSYGSSGTVTNVSFLNPDNSVVSVIINQTASSQTFKLSSEGQELLATIPAKTVGTYKWTRQSTGTPTNLLANPSFEAGNASSWNSEWHNAALAYKVDTDYPYLGAYKLTLFEVGAYQQLLGQTKTVANGTYTASVYVRSGGGQNVLRLYAKNYGGAEKTAEIGSSVVTNYTKYTITGIQVTNGSIEIGVYTDANAYNWAAFDNFELVKN